The nucleotide window ATGAAGTAAAATCTTGGTTTACTGAAGACTGAAAGTAACCAGGCTATGGGGATCCTCTTTGTGAATGCCAGCTATAGTTGTGAGCCTTAATCAGAAATTATCTATAAATACACGAAATAAAAGGAGCAAATCAGGAAACATTTCCTATAATGCCTGACTCCTTCAGTAGCACTAATACTACTTTAACCATATGATATTGGTTAAATGATGGGACTAAGAAAGGGtaagatatttaaatatgtaagtaaatatatGCTGGATCCCATGTTAAGTGCAgtatttaaattaattcttaCTTACCACTCTAAAAATCAAATAACGTTAAGAGAAGTTAGCAACTTGCCCCAGGACAAGGAACTAGGTATAAAGGTAAACCTGGGTTATGACTCCAGGTTCCATACTCCCAGTAATACCATACCAATCTTTCCCTAAGCAATTTGCTTTTAAAGAACAAGTCCACACTTACCACTCATGCAAGTTAGATGAATGGCTGCCTCAAAACCACTGGTATTTAATGAAGAGTAGTAGAGTCTATAACACTCACCCGTCTTCTTTTATCCATCGTCTCATAGTAGATATTGACAAATTCTTCAGCAGCTCTACATGCCTGATCTACATAAGTTTTAAAATCCTACAAGAAAAGTTTCAGAAGTGTGGATCACCGCTCCTCCAACCCCTCACCAACACAAAACCACCAACAGGAGCTGGTGATTTATTTCAAACACTATTATTTACACAGTCTACATTCTTACATACAAATCTGGACATTTTAAAGTTTAAGGCtaaaaagtttccatttcttaaaatttccacTACTTTTAGGTGCATGTCTTCAGGGCATAATCATctcaatgaattttattttcactcttcacatataaatttataatctttGCTTGGCAGCTAAGTACTTTAGACTTTCAATATTTTACAAAACattcacctcaataaaaatgaGCCATCTAGACCTTAAAAAGCGCGGAGGGGGCGGAAAATTTACCACTGTGTAAGCTAGAAAAGTGCTGAGTTCTCTTTTCAAACGAGAAGTTACGACCAAACTCCAAAGTTGtcgaatggaaaataaaaagcataatatgAAAAAAGTCCGACTACTAGAAAAGCCAGGCAGCTCCACTTAGGAAACTTTCTCAGATTACGTAAACAGTCACCGGTGTTTGTGAAACAATTGTGAAAACGAAGAAAACCTGGGGTCCGCGCAGGAGGACTGAGGAATAAGTGCCTTCTCCCCCATTTACCGGGCCGGTCTATTATTTGAATTAAGAATGAACCGCCAGCTTAGTTTCTTTCTCAGGTGATCGAAAGTGATTTTTAGAGAGGAAGATAATCAAGAGGAGGAGACCGAAAGCCATAAACAACAGACCCCAACACCCAGCCTCTAGCTACTCCCCACCTCAAGGTTCTTCCTGGGACCGAAAGCGACCACACACCCGAGCCGGGATGGGGGCGACCGGACGGGCAGCGTAGTGTGGGCCCCGCCCCGTGCCCGGCGAGCCAGGCCCTGATTCGCCACCTGCCCACGTGAGCGGCAGCCAGCCCGCCCTGGCgcccctcccctcagcctcccgagctcTGGCGCACAGCCGCCCCGCGGCGAGCGGCACACTCACCACCGACGTAGCCATCTGGGAACCCGTAGCACCCTGTTCCGGCAGTGGCGGCGTCACTACCTCTTCACGTGTCCGCCTCCCCTGGCTGCGGAATGATCAAATATTTAGGAAGACCCCGAAACCCGCCAAACGCACAGAATTTTCTACCCGCCCATTCTTTCCCGGAAGTAGCTCGGTCCGTTGTTAAAAGCACCCCATGCTCCAACCTTAAGTGCCACCTTCCTTCAGTTCCGAGAGATCCTTCCCATCCGCCTTATCTATCTAAGTTGTTTGATATTTATTAActtagctaaaagaaaaaaaaaaactttgccttGGCAAACAGTATACTCAAAACCAAAGCAACCCAATTTTCCAATGACGCAGCCCGGGACAAGCTAAAAGGAAAGCGCCGAACTAACAGGATTTCTTTGCTCCAGGAGGCGGAGCCAAAGCCCACTGAAGACCAATGAGAAACGCGAGGAGACCTACTAGATCCCTATAGGCTAGAGGGAAAGGGGGTGGAGCTTGGGAAAAGGCGCGCAAGCATATTGCGCTTGACTGGTAGAACAACAGTTTAGGTTTCTGGAACATTCTTGAAGAATTGATCCTCGATGCATTAAAGTGCGATGTCTCCACAGTATACCTGAAATTATTCGCTATTTGACTTTACACTAGCCATATTCAATAGAAAAGCCTCATCCAGTTCATtctggaatgtatttttaaatctgacagaccacacacaaaaatcagtttaCGGTGCCATTCCCTACCTTTTAACGGCTACTTAGTTATCCCTTAAAGTACTCTAAAATGTGAATGGTGGCCACGTGTAAGGTACTCTCCTAAGCCGTTTTAcatatattcacttatttataaTAACGCTGAGGTAACTGCTATTACTTTACGCTCTCCCTTTTACAGCTAAGACACAGTGAACCTGCTCAGGGTCACAAAGTAGTTGAGATTCCGGTTCAAACAGTATTAACGATCGTGACAATCTGGCTTTGCCCCCCCCCCATCCTTTAAAACCCGCTCATCTAGAAGCCGCCAACAACACTTATTTGATTGTCAAATTGGAAGTAGCTGCAGTGTTACCATGACTGGCTGGTGTGTGGCTCCTCATGATGTCTGTCACTCCTTCTGTGGTGTCTTCCTCTGTCTCCCGGAGACTCGTCTTTTGTGGATTTCCTCATACTTTCAATCTTACTGTTTTTCTGGCTCTCTTCCCTTTAGTCTGTCTAGCTCTAACCGTAACTGTTTCTCGACGTAGCTCCTTCCCTCCTCCGCCGCTGGCTTCGGAGTGACGTCACTTCCGGCGTGTCTCCCACGCTTGAAGCATCCTTCCTTCCACGTGACCTCAACCGCTACATATGCTCATGAGTCTCAAGAACCTACCTGCACCTTTCGGCCGGAGCCGCCATCTTCCAGTAATTCGCCAAAATGACGAacacaaagggaaagaggagaggtaTCCGATACGTGTTCTCTAGGCCTTTTAGAAAACAAGTTGCTCCTTTGGCCACATACATGCGAATCTACAAGAAAGGTGACATTGTAGACATCAAGGGAATAGGTACTGTTCACAAAGCCATGCCCCACAAATGTTACCATGGCAGCACTGGAAGAGTCTACAATGTTACTCAGCATGCTGTTGGAATTGTTGCAAACAAACAAGTTAAGGGCAAGATTCTTGCCAAGAGGATTAATGTGCATATTGAGCACATTAAGCACTCTAAGAGCCGAGATAGCTTCCTGAAACGTGTgaaggaaaatgatcagaaaaagaaggaagccaaagagaaaggaacCTGGGTTCAGCTGAAGCGCCAGCCTGCTCCACCCAGAGAAGCACACTTTGTGAGAACCAGTGGAAAGGAGCCCGAGCTGCTGGAACCTGTTCCCTATGAATTCATGGCGTAATAGGTGTCTCACACTTTGTGAGAAGCAGTGGAGAGGAGCCTGAGGTGCTGGGACCGGATCCGTGCATAGCACACTTTGTAAGAAGCATAAGAAAAGGACCTTGAGCCTTGCTGGAACCTATGCCCTGTGAGTTCATGGCATAGGAGACAAAACTAATAAAAGCTgctagacaaaaaacaaaacaaaacaaaacaaacaacaacaaaaacaaaaaaccctaccTGCAAGCACCCCTGCTTCTCTGAGCTCCAATTACACATATGGAATTTGCTAA belongs to Eulemur rufifrons isolate Redbay chromosome 30, OSU_ERuf_1, whole genome shotgun sequence and includes:
- the LOC138378224 gene encoding large ribosomal subunit protein eL21-like; translated protein: MTNTKGKRRGIRYVFSRPFRKQVAPLATYMRIYKKGDIVDIKGIGTVHKAMPHKCYHGSTGRVYNVTQHAVGIVANKQVKGKILAKRINVHIEHIKHSKSRDSFLKRVKENDQKKKEAKEKGTWVQLKRQPAPPREAHFVRTSGKEPELLEPVPYEFMA